The Candidatus Thermoplasmatota archaeon genome has a window encoding:
- the apt gene encoding adenine phosphoribosyltransferase: MDLKSKIRWIPEHKGVVFWDITPLLKDKQAFRECVRGLADHYRNRNVDVVVSNEARGFIIGAPVAHELGVGFVPIRKKGKLPHKVASLSYNKEYESDVIEIHEDSIKKGDRVLLIDDLLATGGTIKANAGLVEQLGGKVVGMGFLVELEYLRPREYLGGKYDIFSLISCKTTTEQG; the protein is encoded by the coding sequence ATGGACCTGAAGTCAAAGATCAGATGGATCCCCGAACACAAGGGAGTGGTCTTCTGGGATATCACGCCGTTGCTGAAGGACAAGCAGGCCTTCAGGGAATGCGTTAGGGGTCTTGCGGACCATTACAGAAACAGGAATGTCGATGTCGTTGTTTCTAACGAGGCCAGAGGCTTCATCATCGGAGCGCCTGTGGCGCATGAGCTTGGCGTAGGGTTCGTGCCAATAAGGAAGAAAGGCAAACTACCCCATAAGGTAGCCAGCTTGAGCTACAACAAAGAGTACGAGTCGGACGTGATCGAGATCCATGAGGATTCGATCAAGAAAGGCGACAGGGTCTTGCTCATCGACGACCTCCTAGCGACTGGAGGGACCATAAAAGCCAACGCTGGTTTGGTTGAGCAATTGGGGGGCAAGGTTGTCGGGATGGGCTTCCTGGTGGAGTTGGAGTACCTTCGTCCGAGGGAGTACCTGGGTGGCAAGTACGACATCTTCTCGCTCATAAGCTGCAAGACCACAACCGAGCAAGGTTGA